The following is a genomic window from Nymphaea colorata isolate Beijing-Zhang1983 chromosome 3, ASM883128v2, whole genome shotgun sequence.
CTGCAGCGCCTCTTATTGCCAAAATTGTCCTTCAAACCTTCCATACGCAAACAcgagaaaatcatttttagaTCTGTTTATTGTCTCGTAATAGGATTCTTTTCTTTCAGCTCTAATGTTGATGATGAAAAGGTTTTGTTCTTTGCTATTGGACTCTTAACGCGAtcaatatagttttttttttttaatctccaAGATTCGGTATCCACAGATTTCttccttgtcttctttttctagttcttctatatatgcttttgtttaattttaattCAGAAAAAATTCCCCTGGAACAGTATAGGAGCTCAACGAGTGAAAAACGTATGCGTAGCATTTCGGGGCTATTGTGAGGAAAAAAATCGAGAAGGGTAAGCATTTCTGCCGCATGCTGATgaactctgtgtgtgtgtgtgtggcaaGTGTTCTGAAATGTGAAGTTGCATATGACTCCGCAGGTGCCAGAACTGCTTGCAACAATTAAAGCATGAGTATGCCCTTGTGAAGAACAAACTTGAGAACCTCTTCAGGGcaagttctctttttttttttttttttttttttcctagtttCCTGTTTGGAGTTTCCTTTCTGGGGATACCATTTACTGTGAAATGCAGTTAAGTGACGCGGCTATGTTTTGTGTTCCCTTTTGCAGTTGGAACAGCAAATTTTGGCTGCAGGCGGAGCGATCCCAATGCTGGAGTAAAGCGTCAGAGacactggagagagagagagagaataaggaaaaaatggaGAAGATTTGTGATGCATGTTAATGAAAGTTTCCGTTCGTTTAGTACTACAGATCCAGCTTGATTACAAAGGCAGTGTGAGGGTTTTTCTTTAGGTCGTGTCAATCCGAGAAGGGAAAAATGTCAAATATGTTCCGTCTGTTTATGGTTACGCTCTGATCTGTTGTGTAAGAAGAAACGCCTTGTACACCTCTGTCTTTCACCTGTTTTGCAGCCATAAAAGCATCTTCCTTCTTAGCccccttttccttcctctttttttggTGCTGGGCGAGGAAAGACCGTAGAATTGCCCCACAACCACTTAGCATGTTCTGTAAAATTTGCTTTTCGTTTAGCATCGCTTGCCCCGATCCCATCACCTGTTTCAATGAAACAAAGACTGGTTTTTCACCCTTCGCCACATCCACTTCACATATTGCCCGCTTGTGGTACTTTGTTTCCATTTGCTGGTACCTACTGCTCGATTCGAAACAACCCGAAGCCGAAGCACCGAACGTTCACCACAAGAACGAGAGAGAAGGTGAAATGCTAAAATACGGTGGTATATGTTTACCGGCAGACTGGGCGCTTTATGGTTTCAAACTTGCTGCCTTTTGCCTGCCACTCATTCTCGTTGACTGAACGTGGAAGAATCGATCGAGAAGGTGGTGTCCACATGCAGTTATAGGTTGCCGTGAAAAGGTTCTCTACTCAGGAATCAAACGGGTGGTGGTTCTTAGCTCGGAAAAGGTTTTAGGACCaccatcactctctctctctccctgggGAAAAGTGAGGGAGACGTATGATCAAAGCTTTCACTGGTTGGGCTTCCCCATGTGAGAATCCATTGCTTTGGAACTTGATCACCGCCCATTGTTTGAGATAAGGTTCCGAACCCGCTTCCTTGCACATGTAACTCcgattttcatatatataatatgtgcaGTTGTTAGGATTGACGCGACTTTTACATGCCTCCGAGCGCGCGCACGCACGGGCCTGTGCATGTATGTGTTAAGGAAAGGGTCATAATTGGTTCAATGAATTCTGGAGTGTTGTGTTGTGCCCCTTGCCTATGATCTTGCTGATGGCAAAGAATTAGTCGAGCTGGCAACTCGTTGCAAGCCTGAGCTTGTCTCAAGCACAAACACATGATGCACGCCCCTTGCTTGACAAAACGAGCTCCAACTCAAAAACAAATTCCTCGGCCAAAAGAAACGGACGCAAAATTCTTAAGAGCGTTTTGGTGTGCTTGTGCTTTCGGAGACTGACAATTTACTGCGCATGGTCCACAACACTTCATTCTCCTAGCGTCACGCTTAATCGCTGCCAAAGTCCTTAATTGCAAGCTTTTTTGGCTTAATCTGGAACTGCGCACTTACAACTATCAcactctcttccttttcttctcctcaagtGAAGATGGGGTTTGAATCCGAGGTTTTAACCCGTGTCAACCAAAACCCATCGGTATGAACTAATATAACGAAGTCTAACCATCCGCCTTTCTCATTCACCAGCAAAATTCCCTCTTCACGAAAACATTTCTTCCAAATACATGCAAGAACAACTTGCAAAACTTTGGTATGTATGCATATGTCAGTTTTGGGCAAATAAGAACGTTTATTTGCATCAACTCACCCACCCAAAGCCCATCTGAAGGACCAAATGCATTTACAATGAATATCTTCTTTACCATGTCGGCAGCTACAACCATTAGCTTGCAATTTATAAAGATTCAGAATGTCGATTTGTGCTCAATTTTGACGCatgaaatttaaatatttaaattatgtCGAACTTGAACAAGAGCTGGATTTATTTCCCAGTAAGGATTTCTTAAATTAAGAGCATGCACTTACATCAATGCCAAATTCAGCCGGTGCACATTGCATTGCATATTCAATAGAAGCAACCTACCGTGCTCTTCCCTTAGGTGAACGAACCAGCAGGGTGGACGAATAACGGCCAACCCTTAAATATTTAATGTCATTTTTTCACTCATTAGTGCTTAAAGTATAAGCAATAGAACCAGTTCCACCAGACGAAAACCGAGAGAGAGTATTACAACAAAAAGCTAATCAAGTACATGCAACGAAGCAATATCTGTCCTGATGACCTGTCAAGGATTTTTTATTCATGAACTTTTACTTCGATCCCCCTCGAATTTGAGAAGAGAGTTCATTGAATTACTACCAAGAGGTCATGGAACGCAAGCATTTGAAGAAAGAACGAATATGATTGGACAGGAAAATATTATTTGCATTGACAAAGAATAACTAACCTGCCAAAAACTTGAAGATTTACCAATTTCTGCCGGTATTTGGTGTGGTCCAGATTCTTTTCTGTTCTCTAAAACTGCCAATGACGGCCGATTGGTTTTTTCTACCTAAAAGATTTGCGAGGTGACCATAATATGCAAACTCGTCCAATGTAGATACTATCCTGATTAAACTGCCTTGCTTATCAACACGAATTTGGCCATCTGTGGACAGGTCACCATTTGCCAGGACAGTTAATCGTGCAACATCCATGTCTGCTTTTAGTACAGGATCAGCAACCATAATTGCTGCACCAAGTACTTCACCTAAGAACATTCCCTGCAATTGAAATCAAACTTGAGTAAATAGGAAGAGTGAATTCAGGAGCAGTTGAGTAAtttcaacaaataaattttaCCATGTGATGGTAGCTTTTATGCTTTCTCTGTAAATGGTACAACCTTGACAGAAGACGATGGACAAACTTTGCTTCAGGTGTCTTTTCTACCTTAAGGTTTTTCAGGATGTGGTTAAATGAAGATACTTTTCGTTGGATGTTAAGGGGAATAAGCACGACATCGAGTATTGACTCAATCACTGCCTTGGCTCCCAAAGGGTCAAGGAATATATTAAATTCTGCATCTTTATTAGAAGGAAATGTGAAAACGTTCCCCCCTGACCGTGTGTTAGCCTCATTGGTATATCCACCAACTATATAGACAGTCTGCACGGAAAGTAGAAATGGAAAACTAATTTTGAGTTATTTACTGATATttatgaaaagcaaaaagaaaacgaaCATGATGTGTCATCATCAACAATCAGTTATGACGCACTAATACCAACAACCAGAACAAAGTTAAGAATTTGACGGTAGATGCTGAACCTTTAGCTGGTAAGCATGAAGCCTCAGGATTTATCCTCATCTCAAGATATGAAACTCCTGTGGGAAAGAACTATGGGTATCCAACTTAATGGATTGTTGACTATGGATACAAATAAAGTATCATCGGAGACACAACAGAATATTCCcttcaccaaatcaaaagttAAAGGTCATATAGGCAATTTACTCaattcttcaacattttcttcttattgaaAAATGTGCATCTAGAAACATATACATCTAATTGATAAACTTTTATGTCCATCTATATAGCTTTGGAAATTAATGTAACAAGTATGCACATGAAGAACTTCCAAATCTGCATTAGGCTTAATGGCAGTATGCTAATATATAATTGTCTTCCTAATCCATATTTTAGTTCTTCCTAAAGTGCGTTGTTTCCCACTTTTATACAATTTATTACCTCCATTCTAGttaccaatttaaaaaattattaatcaATTTTCAAAGGTTCTCTGGATGCTTCTTGTGTTCCCCTTCTAGTCACCACAAATTGCCAATACAATCATGTTCTCATATAAGTTTTCCCACAAGTCTTTTACAGCAACTTTGTTTCTTAGCAATTCTTATAACGGCTTGTACTTTTCAAACCAATTTTTGCTGTTTCTTGCTACGATTTGATGCTTAAACCGATTTGCCAAGAAGAAGCAgatttttgatgcatttctaaTCTCCTCAACTGACCAAAGCAGAAATCTTGCAGTAGGGCCCTAGTGCTGCAGTCCGTACATCATTAACAGTAGGGGATGGTCTGGTTTCACCATCTCATAATAAGTGCTGTAAAAGTACTATCTTGCCCTTTCTGGAAGAAGATGTAATCATGGATTATGTGTGGCTCGCTCTTACCAGGTTCAACTAGTGACCTAAgtagttatttatttatattatattttaagtACATTTCTTATTCTTAGTGCCCTGGAGCCACGCATTAAGCAAAATATCAAATCAGTGGACGGAGTAGACTATATATGTTGTGTgtgtattatttatttatattatattttaagtACATTTCTTATTCTTAGTGCCCTGGAGCCACGCATTAAGCAAAATATCAAATCAGTGGACGGAGTAGACTATATATGTTGTGTGTGTATGGATGTGTGTGTAGTTGAAAATAtgagaaaagagggaagaaaacAACTGGAGATGGATATAGGAGAATAATAACAACACACATTATAGATGAGGCATGCAATTATATGTTGTAAAACCAACTTCATATACAAGGTAACTaaatccttatttgaaacacaaaaaacaataaaacactTACCTCAATGATCGAGGTTGCATTTTGCCCTGCAGCTAAAATTTTTGCTATGTTTGTCAAAGGTCCATTCGTCAATATTGTAACCTTTTGTCCTGGATCTAATGTCTTTGCTATGGACTCCCAAACTTCCAATGCTATTGGCTGTCGTAGTTCAGGGTGATCAGTATCTCTTGGAGCTCCAAACTTTACAGAATTTTCAGCTGTATACCTGAAATGTTAATCTTGTTTATCAGTATCATCCAGCATGATAGCAGCAAAACTGCTGCCTTATGGAAAGTAACAAGCATCAATGGTGAATGTTGATTTTAATAACAATACAGATCACATCACATGGATAGACTCCAAAACAAACACAGGTACGTGCAGTTACAGGCAGTATCTTAGCAACAGATAGACTCCGTAAGGAAGTAAAATCTTGACCAGCAAGCATACTGCTATGACTATTTTTGGATGAtttcatgcatacatatgtacaAAAGCAATACATATGTACAAAAGCAAGTATGGAAAACAGCATGTAACAACAGGTAGACTACATATTCAAGCAAATTTGATAGGTAGGCATACTATTATAACTGTATGGCTTTTTTGGATAATTTCATGCATAATTGCACACAAAAACAAGCTTGCAATAGATGTGAGTCACATAGTTTTGGTGGCAAACTAGCACAATACTTGGTTTGAATCGTGACAGGAACATAACATTGCATGTTCAGCAGTATTTGCATGACAGCCATGCATGCAACGGCCTTCATATAAGAGGAAGTTActctttttcctcttcaaaaTAGGTGATGGTAATACAGGTTTTAATGACGGCCCAATTGTGGAAGTCTGTCAAACCTATTACGAAAACAATGATTTAGGCTCCTATCCAGCAAACAAAagcttctctttttcctttaattatCTGTCATGAACTTTCAGCTAATTCTGTTAAATTGAGAAGaatatatgaaataaaacaTTGGCAAGAAGGAAATAGACAAAAGGTCAATCCGTCACTGGCAGGAGAAATGCAATTAAAAGATGGAGCCAGTTCAGTGAATTATGTGATGAATAGGAGTCTCTCTTATTAATGAGTGCTTACATGACAGGTGTGACCAACACTGTCCAGACGTTAATAttgtaaaaggagaaaaaagtatAGCCCACATTCAGGAAATTCTGGAACAGAAAGCAAATTGGAAGCAGGAAGCTAGTTTTAAAAAAGGGAAGCAGGTTCTCCAGGCAACTATGGTCTGATCTTAGCCATTTGGGAAGTATGAAGTGACTAATAATCTTACCAATTCAAGAGGAACAAAATCTATGTCAAAGAGTGGATTAGCAGGATTATGTATTTGCTATACGTGAGCTGTACAGAAGGGACATGATCCAGAGGGCAAAATGGCAGACACCAAGAGAACCATGTTCCTAACTATTTTGTAGATTCTACCTTGTTGGGTACTTTCTATTTTCAATAAGAGCAGACGGgtggagccaggaatttttttgTTACAGGGGCCaaactatattttcaaaattttaacaggggccgaaatataattttctaaactttttatataggataaagtaaaatttttaaattttacatgtaaaattggGGTGTTAGGCCTGCCTCTACTCCTGGGAGCTGAGGATTTGAGCCTTATACACATAAATCCATGGTCAAAAAGTCATAAATACATTACATTTTTAGCATACCTCAATCCTTAGTGCAAAATTTATTTACAAGTACCAAACTTGAAAGCTGATAGTCCTCCTATCCCATGTATTTTCTTTATCCACCTAACTGATGGGTTAAAGTATCACTATGCTCTTTAAAGTGGAAAAGGAAAACTGTCCTAGTTCGCAGAGTGAACCAGGTAGAGTTCAAATGTTAATGTAATCATCAAGAAAAAGCACAAGAATCTTAACTGTCTAGTCCAGATTTTATCACCTTCTTGGGCTGCGTGGTAACATCCGAGACAAACCAAAAAGGGTATCTGAGTCAAGAAAACCACCACTACCATATGGAATAGCCTTCCTGTACTTGCAATCTCCGACTGTAGAAAGTAATGCATTTTCTTGCCCCAGTGCAAAGAAGCTTCCAAGACCAACTGGTATGTCATCACGACCCATCATGTGCAACAGATCATAGATGACATCTATGGTGGCTGCATTTGCCCAGCCATTACAACTTACCAGGATCCCCTGAGTAAAAAGTTCCAAAGAaaattaagcacattcacacatccataaaaaaaaaattgaaaacaaaatagaGATCTCTTATTATGGAAGGCATGGGGTTTCTACATCTATAGCTGTAGAAAACATTAGGTGCATAGATCGACAAGCATCAAGTCCACACAAACTCAGGTGAAAGCTCCTTTAGCAGTCATTTCAATGTGGACAACATGTCCGACCATAAAGGATAACAAAGTTTACCTTAATCTCAATGACATTCACTGGAACTTTCAATAAGTAAATGAGAGCCACGAAATCTCCAATACTCATATCCATGTCAAAAACTACAGCCTTCCCCCTTATGTTGTTTCCAAAATTTGGCATATATAGAACTTCTTTGTAATAGGGAAACTGGGTTGTAAGGTTAAACCTCCCAGATTGTTGAGGGGCAGAAAGAACCTGCAACAAATTATGTAGAACTATAATAAGAGGTTTGGAAATGCAAAATTTAGGATGTCCCTTGGTTACAAATTTGATGGCATGTTATCACATTAAATTATAAATAATCATGAAAAGTTGAGCTTCAAGTATGATGCTGGAGGCTCTTAACTTACAATGAATTCCATGAGCAGTTAAACTGACAAACCTTCTGATTGGAAATTTTtgtaacattaaaaaaagagagagtgagcaagagagagagagccgcgGAATGTTGCTTCTTAGCCTCTTAAACCAACAGGTTACAGTTGTAACTTGTAACCATGATATT
Proteins encoded in this region:
- the LOC116250597 gene encoding nucleoside hydrolase 3 isoform X8 translates to MGNRGYSPLGQPTAQEVIIQTLSSGPATVIIIGAHTNFAIFLTTHPHLKKNVEHIYVMGGGVRSKNPTGCCPENSRPVCRIGQCGDHGNLFTGYTSNPYAEFNIFLDPFSAYQVLHSGIPITLVPLDATNTIPISKEFFMEFQKKQTTYEAQYCFKSLKMARDTWFDDQFYASYFMWDSFTSGIAVSIMRNGHVHNGENDFAEMGYRNITVVTSNTPYGIYDGSNPFFDDRTVPKFHLQKGGVHSGHVQMGLLDLFCLVKNGKGKCQDGYTKEVTGPHSARVLVAKRAKPNRDPASLLDREFFNDFLHVLSAPQQSGRFNLTTQFPYYKEVLYMPNFGNNIRGKAVVFDMDMSIGDFVALIYLLKVPVNVIEIKGILVSCNGWANAATIDVIYDLLHMMGRDDIPVGLGSFFALGQENALLSTVGDCKYRKAIPYGSGGFLDSDTLFGLSRMLPRSPRRYTAENSVKFGAPRDTDHPELRQPIALEVWESIAKTLDPGQKVTILTNGPLTNIAKILAAGQNATSIIETVYIVGGYTNEANTRSGGNVFTFPSNKDAEFNIFLDPLGAKAVIESILDVVLIPLNIQRKVSSFNHILKNLKVEKTPEAKFVHRLLSRLYHLQRKHKSYHHMGMFLGEVLGAAIMVADPVLKADMDVARLTVLANGDLSTDGQIRVDKQGSLIRIVSTLDEFAYYGHLANLLGRKNQSAVIGSFREQKRIWTTPNTGRNW
- the LOC116250597 gene encoding nucleoside hydrolase 3 isoform X9, encoding MGGGVRSKNPTGCCPENSRPVCRIGQCGDHGNLFTGYTSNPYAEFNIFLDPFSAYQVLHSGIPITLVPLDATNTIPISKEFFMEFQKKQTTYEAQYCFKSLKMARDTWFDDQFYASYFMWDSFTSGIAVSIMRNGHVHNGENDFAEMGYRNITVVTSNTPYGIYDGSNPFFDDRTVPKFHLQKGGVHSGHVQMGLLDLFCLVKNGKGKCQDGYTKEVTGPHSARVLVAKRAKPNRDPASLLDREFFNDFLHVLSAPQQSGRFNLTTQFPYYKEVLYMPNFGNNIRGKAVVFDMDMSIGDFVALIYLLKVPVNVIEIKGILVSCNGWANAATIDVIYDLLHMMGRDDIPVGLGSFFALGQENALLSTVGDCKYRKAIPYGSGGFLDSDTLFGLSRMLPRSPRRYTAENSVKFGAPRDTDHPELRQPIALEVWESIAKTLDPGQKVTILTNGPLTNIAKILAAGQNATSIIETVYIVGGYTNEANTRSGGNVFTFPSNKDAEFNIFLDPLGAKAVIESILDVVLIPLNIQRKVSSFNHILKNLKVEKTPEAKFVHRLLSRLYHLQRKHKSYHHMGMFLGEVLGAAIMVADPVLKADMDVARLTVLANGDLSTDGQIRVDKQGSLIRIVSTLDEFAYYGHLANLLGRKNQSAVIGSFREQKRIWTTPNTGRNW
- the LOC116250597 gene encoding nucleoside hydrolase 3 isoform X6, whose product is MGVWNRVNMPKESCLAFCSLWEDHLHSNHFRKSTSSIIHLVAVFPLLMLASLLTPSVTPVTAKPHNILVDTDVDTDDFFAILYLLKQNRSEINLKAITINANSWADAGHAVNQLYDILYMMDRDDIAVGVGGEGGILQDGTMLPNVGGYLPLIEQDLSTVGGCRYRQAIPPGLGGQLDVDTNFGIRKAFLPQGNRGYSPLGQPTAQEVIIQTLSSGPATVIIIGAHTNFAIFLTTHPHLKKNVEHIYVMGGGVRSKNPTGCCPENSRPVCRIGQCGDHGNLFTGYTSNPYAEFNIFLDPFSAYQDGYTKEVTGPHSARVLVAKRAKPNRDPASLLDREFFNDFLHVLSAPQQSGRFNLTTQFPYYKEVLYMPNFGNNIRGKAVVFDMDMSIGDFVALIYLLKVPVNVIEIKGILVSCNGWANAATIDVIYDLLHMMGRDDIPVGLGSFFALGQENALLSTVGDCKYRKAIPYGSGGFLDSDTLFGLSRMLPRSPRRYTAENSVKFGAPRDTDHPELRQPIALEVWESIAKTLDPGQKVTILTNGPLTNIAKILAAGQNATSIIETVYIVGGYTNEANTRSGGNVFTFPSNKDAEFNIFLDPLGAKAVIESILDVVLIPLNIQRKVSSFNHILKNLKVEKTPEAKFVHRLLSRLYHLQRKHKSYHHMGMFLGEVLGAAIMVADPVLKADMDVARLTVLANGDLSTDGQIRVDKQGSLIRIVSTLDEFAYYGHLANLLGRKNQSAVIGSFREQKRIWTTPNTGRNW